One genomic window of Cololabis saira isolate AMF1-May2022 chromosome 3, fColSai1.1, whole genome shotgun sequence includes the following:
- the LOC133440778 gene encoding uncharacterized protein LOC133440778, producing the protein MAVYDTLVLWSVTFVLAGAQGPRVIYPFTSTCAVQGSTVTLPCSFTPRESFYKDGREIRLQIVRVLWCQNHLICHGPTPSVFDSNSPNKNSRYQYLGDMKGNCTLQIRNIQWIDGLRPAGSTQEGSTFRFRMEADDPLGHFTNTTGVTVKVVAWIKLKIEASSNKSRRGQTVSLQCTYSLCTFQDLEVDWFRDGHALPQSGHALQLGPLTAGDSGNYTCVLRKDVNTQSNSFSLQVEDGDGDGDGDGDGDGDGDGADGG; encoded by the exons GTGCTCAAGGTCCACGTGTGATATACCCGTTTACAAGCACGTGTGCAGTACAAGGATCCACCGTCACCCTCCCCTGCAGCTTCACACCTAGAGAGTCTTTCTATAAAGACGGAAGAGAAATTCGACTGCAGATCGTTAGAGTCCTCTGGTGTCAGAACCATCTGATCTGTCACGGTCCCACCCCGTCTGTGTTTGACAGTAATTCACCAAACAAAAACTCTCGTTATCAATACCTGGGAGACATGAAGGGAAACTGCACTTTACAGATCAGAAACATTCAGTGGATAGACGGCTTAAGACCAGCCGGGTCGACACAAGAAGGCTCAACGTTTCGCTTCAGGATGGAAGCTGATGATCCTCTAGGACATTTCACTAACACGACCGGAGTGACGGTTAAAGTTGTTG CTTGGATTAAACTGAAAATAGAAGCCTCCAGTAACAAGTCCAGACGAGGTCAAACAGTCTCCCTGCAGTGCACCTATTCTTTATGCACCTTCCAAGACCTAGAGGTCGACTGGTTCAGAGATGGACACGCCCTCCCACAGTCTGGACACGCCCTCCAGCTCGGCCCTCTGACCGCAGGGGATTCTGGGAACTACACCTGCGTTCTGAGGAAAGACGTGAACACACAGTCTAACTCGTTCAGCCTGCAGGTGGAGGACGGAGATGGAGACggagatggagacggagacggagacggagacggagacggtGCTGATGGTGGTTAG